A DNA window from Halococcus hamelinensis 100A6 contains the following coding sequences:
- a CDS encoding 30S ribosomal protein S14, which translates to MTRDTPIDDGAERPNDGDDDRHVCWMTGREQGLVGKYDIWLCRQSFRELAPKMGFEKYE; encoded by the coding sequence GTGACACGAGATACCCCAATCGACGATGGAGCCGAGCGACCGAACGACGGGGACGACGACCGACACGTATGCTGGATGACCGGCCGTGAACAGGGTCTCGTCGGCAAGTACGACATCTGGCTCTGTCGACAGTCGTTCCGCGAACTCGCACCAAAGATGGGGTTCGAAAAGTATGAGTGA